One region of Miscanthus floridulus cultivar M001 chromosome 19, ASM1932011v1, whole genome shotgun sequence genomic DNA includes:
- the LOC136529046 gene encoding putative pentatricopeptide repeat-containing protein At5g36300 isoform X1 gives MDACSLVRRHLPRPLQLPLLAPSIPSRRRHRRVATAVVRCCCSAAAADHHQERPWEWYDRAIQSYAGSDLARSLGLLADMQASGARPSAGAYARLIRALSRAGRALEAEALLLEMRRLGPRPDAAHYNALLEGLLAAARLRLADCLLLQMADDGVARNRRTYTLLLGAYARAGRLEDSWWVLGEMGRRGIRLDTAGYSMLVRLYRDNGMWKKATDLVMEMQEVGVELDVKIYSGLIDTFGKYGQLADARRVFDKMRTEGVKPDISTWNALIRWHCRVGNMKRALRFFTSMQEEGMYPDPKIFVMIISRLGEQGKWDEIKKLFDGMKNRGFKESGAVYAVLVDIYGQYGHFRDARECIAALRAENTQLSPRVFCVLANAYAQQGLCEQTVNVLQLMEEEGFEPNLVMLNLLINAFGTAGRHLEALAVFQHIKDSGMSPDVVTYTTLMKTFMRAKKFEKVSEVYREMERAGCTPDRKAREMLHDANVVLEQRGCIY, from the exons ATGGACGCCTGCTCTCTCGTCCGCCGCCATCTACCACGGCCACTACAGCTCCCGCTCCTCGCGCCTTCAATTCCCAGCCGCCGGCGCCACCGCCGCGTCGCCACCGCCGTGGTCCGCTGCTGCTGCTCCGCCGCCGCGGCAGACCACCACCAGGAGCGGCCCTGGGAGTGGTACGACCGCGCCATCCAGTCCTACGCAGGGTCCGACCTGGCGCGCTCCCTCGGCCTCCTCGCCGACATGCAGGCGTCGGGGGCGCGCCCGAGCGCCGGCGCTTACGCGCGCCTCATCCGCGCGCTGTCCCGCGCGGGGCGCGCGCTGGAGGCCGAGGCGCTCCTACTCGAGATGCGCCGCCTCGGCCCGCGCCCGGACGCCGCGCACTACAACGCGCTCCTCGAGGGCCTGCTCGCCGccgctaggctccgcctcgccgacTGCCTCCTCCTCCAGATGGCGGACGACGGCGTCGCCAGGAACCGGCGCACCTACACGCTCCTGCTGGGCGCGTACGCGCGCGCCGGCCGGCTCGAGGACTCGTGGTGGGTGCTCGGCGAGATGGGGCGCCGGGGCATCCGCCTCGACACCGCCGGGTATAGCATGCTCGTGCGGCTGTACCGGGACAATGGCATGTGGAAGAAGGCCACCGACCTCGTCATGGAGATGCAGGAGGTTGGGGTGGAGCTGGATGTTAAGATCTACAGCGGCCTGATCGATACTTTCGGCAAGTATGGACAGCTAGCGGACGCACGCAGGGTGTTTGATAAAATGCGCACCGAGGGCGTCAAACCGGATATATCGACTTGGAATGCCTTGATTCGATGGCATTGTCGGGTGGGGAACATGAAACGTGCTCTGCGGTTCTTCACCTCCATGCAGGAGGAAGGGATGTACCCGGACCCAAAGATATTTGTTATGATCATCAGCCGGTTGGGGGAGCAGGGGAAGTGGGATGAGATCAAGAAGCTGTTTGATGGCATGAAGAATCGAGGTTTCAAGGAGAGCGGTGCAGTGTATGCAGTATTGGTTGACATTTATGGGCAATATGGCCATTTTCGTGATGCACGGGAGTGTATAGCTGCTCTTAGAGCTGAGAATACGCAGCTTTCACCTCGTGTGTTTTGTGTCCTTGCCAATGCTTATGCTCAACAG GGGTTGTGTGAACAAACTGTAAATGTACTTCAGTTAATGGAGGAAGAAGGATTTGAGCCAAACCTTGTTATGCTGAATTTGTTAATCAATGCTTTTGGCACTGCTGGAAGGCATTTGGAGGCACTAGCTGTATTCCAGCATATCAAGGATAGT GGTATGAGCCCAGATGTTGTGACATACACTACGCTTATGAAAACATTCATGAGAGCAAAGAAATTTGAAAAG GTATCTGAAGTATACAGAGAAATGGAACGTGCTGGATGCACTCCAGATAGAAAAGCCAGAGAAATGTTACATGATGCAAATGTAGTTCTGGAACAAAGAGGAT GTATCTATTGA
- the LOC136529046 gene encoding putative pentatricopeptide repeat-containing protein At5g36300 isoform X2, protein MDACSLVRRHLPRPLQLPLLAPSIPSRRRHRRVATAVVRCCCSAAAADHHQERPWEWYDRAIQSYAGSDLARSLGLLADMQASGARPSAGAYARLIRALSRAGRALEAEALLLEMRRLGPRPDAAHYNALLEGLLAAARLRLADCLLLQMADDGVARNRRTYTLLLGAYARAGRLEDSWWVLGEMGRRGIRLDTAGYSMLVRLYRDNGMWKKATDLVMEMQEVGVELDVKIYSGLIDTFGKYGQLADARRVFDKMRTEGVKPDISTWNALIRWHCRVGNMKRALRFFTSMQEEGMYPDPKIFVMIISRLGEQGKWDEIKKLFDGMKNRGFKESGAVYAVLVDIYGQYGHFRDARECIAALRAENTQLSPRVFCVLANAYAQQGLCEQTVNVLQLMEEEGFEPNLVMLNLLINAFGTAGRHLEALAVFQHIKDSGMSPDVVTYTTLMKTFMRAKKFEKVSEVYREMERAGCTPDRKAREMLHDANVVLEQRGY, encoded by the exons ATGGACGCCTGCTCTCTCGTCCGCCGCCATCTACCACGGCCACTACAGCTCCCGCTCCTCGCGCCTTCAATTCCCAGCCGCCGGCGCCACCGCCGCGTCGCCACCGCCGTGGTCCGCTGCTGCTGCTCCGCCGCCGCGGCAGACCACCACCAGGAGCGGCCCTGGGAGTGGTACGACCGCGCCATCCAGTCCTACGCAGGGTCCGACCTGGCGCGCTCCCTCGGCCTCCTCGCCGACATGCAGGCGTCGGGGGCGCGCCCGAGCGCCGGCGCTTACGCGCGCCTCATCCGCGCGCTGTCCCGCGCGGGGCGCGCGCTGGAGGCCGAGGCGCTCCTACTCGAGATGCGCCGCCTCGGCCCGCGCCCGGACGCCGCGCACTACAACGCGCTCCTCGAGGGCCTGCTCGCCGccgctaggctccgcctcgccgacTGCCTCCTCCTCCAGATGGCGGACGACGGCGTCGCCAGGAACCGGCGCACCTACACGCTCCTGCTGGGCGCGTACGCGCGCGCCGGCCGGCTCGAGGACTCGTGGTGGGTGCTCGGCGAGATGGGGCGCCGGGGCATCCGCCTCGACACCGCCGGGTATAGCATGCTCGTGCGGCTGTACCGGGACAATGGCATGTGGAAGAAGGCCACCGACCTCGTCATGGAGATGCAGGAGGTTGGGGTGGAGCTGGATGTTAAGATCTACAGCGGCCTGATCGATACTTTCGGCAAGTATGGACAGCTAGCGGACGCACGCAGGGTGTTTGATAAAATGCGCACCGAGGGCGTCAAACCGGATATATCGACTTGGAATGCCTTGATTCGATGGCATTGTCGGGTGGGGAACATGAAACGTGCTCTGCGGTTCTTCACCTCCATGCAGGAGGAAGGGATGTACCCGGACCCAAAGATATTTGTTATGATCATCAGCCGGTTGGGGGAGCAGGGGAAGTGGGATGAGATCAAGAAGCTGTTTGATGGCATGAAGAATCGAGGTTTCAAGGAGAGCGGTGCAGTGTATGCAGTATTGGTTGACATTTATGGGCAATATGGCCATTTTCGTGATGCACGGGAGTGTATAGCTGCTCTTAGAGCTGAGAATACGCAGCTTTCACCTCGTGTGTTTTGTGTCCTTGCCAATGCTTATGCTCAACAG GGGTTGTGTGAACAAACTGTAAATGTACTTCAGTTAATGGAGGAAGAAGGATTTGAGCCAAACCTTGTTATGCTGAATTTGTTAATCAATGCTTTTGGCACTGCTGGAAGGCATTTGGAGGCACTAGCTGTATTCCAGCATATCAAGGATAGT GGTATGAGCCCAGATGTTGTGACATACACTACGCTTATGAAAACATTCATGAGAGCAAAGAAATTTGAAAAG GTATCTGAAGTATACAGAGAAATGGAACGTGCTGGATGCACTCCAGATAGAAAAGCCAGAGAAATGTTACATGATGCAAATGTAGTTCTGGAACAAAGAGGAT ATTGA
- the LOC136529046 gene encoding putative pentatricopeptide repeat-containing protein At5g36300 isoform X3, whose translation MDACSLVRRHLPRPLQLPLLAPSIPSRRRHRRVATAVVRCCCSAAAADHHQERPWEWYDRAIQSYAGSDLARSLGLLADMQASGARPSAGAYARLIRALSRAGRALEAEALLLEMRRLGPRPDAAHYNALLEGLLAAARLRLADCLLLQMADDGVARNRRTYTLLLGAYARAGRLEDSWWVLGEMGRRGIRLDTAGYSMLVRLYRDNGMWKKATDLVMEMQEVGVELDVKIYSGLIDTFGKYGQLADARRVFDKMRTEGVKPDISTWNALIRWHCRVGNMKRALRFFTSMQEEGMYPDPKIFVMIISRLGEQGKWDEIKKLFDGMKNRGFKESGAVYAVLVDIYGQYGHFRDARECIAALRAENTQLSPRVFCVLANAYAQQGLCEQTVNVLQLMEEEGFEPNLVMLNLLINAFGTAGRHLEALAVFQHIKDSGMSPDVVTYTTLMKTFMRAKKFEKGI comes from the exons ATGGACGCCTGCTCTCTCGTCCGCCGCCATCTACCACGGCCACTACAGCTCCCGCTCCTCGCGCCTTCAATTCCCAGCCGCCGGCGCCACCGCCGCGTCGCCACCGCCGTGGTCCGCTGCTGCTGCTCCGCCGCCGCGGCAGACCACCACCAGGAGCGGCCCTGGGAGTGGTACGACCGCGCCATCCAGTCCTACGCAGGGTCCGACCTGGCGCGCTCCCTCGGCCTCCTCGCCGACATGCAGGCGTCGGGGGCGCGCCCGAGCGCCGGCGCTTACGCGCGCCTCATCCGCGCGCTGTCCCGCGCGGGGCGCGCGCTGGAGGCCGAGGCGCTCCTACTCGAGATGCGCCGCCTCGGCCCGCGCCCGGACGCCGCGCACTACAACGCGCTCCTCGAGGGCCTGCTCGCCGccgctaggctccgcctcgccgacTGCCTCCTCCTCCAGATGGCGGACGACGGCGTCGCCAGGAACCGGCGCACCTACACGCTCCTGCTGGGCGCGTACGCGCGCGCCGGCCGGCTCGAGGACTCGTGGTGGGTGCTCGGCGAGATGGGGCGCCGGGGCATCCGCCTCGACACCGCCGGGTATAGCATGCTCGTGCGGCTGTACCGGGACAATGGCATGTGGAAGAAGGCCACCGACCTCGTCATGGAGATGCAGGAGGTTGGGGTGGAGCTGGATGTTAAGATCTACAGCGGCCTGATCGATACTTTCGGCAAGTATGGACAGCTAGCGGACGCACGCAGGGTGTTTGATAAAATGCGCACCGAGGGCGTCAAACCGGATATATCGACTTGGAATGCCTTGATTCGATGGCATTGTCGGGTGGGGAACATGAAACGTGCTCTGCGGTTCTTCACCTCCATGCAGGAGGAAGGGATGTACCCGGACCCAAAGATATTTGTTATGATCATCAGCCGGTTGGGGGAGCAGGGGAAGTGGGATGAGATCAAGAAGCTGTTTGATGGCATGAAGAATCGAGGTTTCAAGGAGAGCGGTGCAGTGTATGCAGTATTGGTTGACATTTATGGGCAATATGGCCATTTTCGTGATGCACGGGAGTGTATAGCTGCTCTTAGAGCTGAGAATACGCAGCTTTCACCTCGTGTGTTTTGTGTCCTTGCCAATGCTTATGCTCAACAG GGGTTGTGTGAACAAACTGTAAATGTACTTCAGTTAATGGAGGAAGAAGGATTTGAGCCAAACCTTGTTATGCTGAATTTGTTAATCAATGCTTTTGGCACTGCTGGAAGGCATTTGGAGGCACTAGCTGTATTCCAGCATATCAAGGATAGT GGTATGAGCCCAGATGTTGTGACATACACTACGCTTATGAAAACATTCATGAGAGCAAAGAAATTTGAAAA AGGTATCTGA
- the LOC136526595 gene encoding large ribosomal subunit protein eL30-like, whose amino-acid sequence MVAAKKTKKSTDNINNKLQLVMKSGKYTLGYKTVLRTLRNSSVRKLSFVILFHALHTKLVIIANNCPPLRKSEIEYYAMLAKVTVHHFHGNNVDLGTACGKYFRVCCLSIIDPGDSDIIKATPGEH is encoded by the exons ATGGTGGCCGCAAAGAAGACG AAGAAGTCCACGGACAACATCAACAACAAGCTGCAGCTTGTGATGAAGAGCGGTAAGTACACGCTCGGCTACAAGACTGTCCTCAGGACCCTCAGGAACTCAAGTGTAAGGAAGCTCTCCTTTGTTATTCTGTTTCATGC GTTACACA caaagcTAGTGATCATTGCTAACAACTGTCCTCCACTCCGGAAGTCTGAAATTGAGTACTATGCTATGCTGGCAAAGGTCACAGTCCACCACTTCCATGGAA ACAATGTTGACCTGGGAACAGCCTGTGGAAAATACTTCCGTGTCTGCTGCCTCAGTATTATTGATCCTG GTGATTCTGATATCATCAAGGCTACGCCGGGTGAGCATTAA
- the LOC136529046 gene encoding pentatricopeptide repeat-containing protein CRP1, chloroplastic-like isoform X4, translating to MDACSLVRRHLPRPLQLPLLAPSIPSRRRHRRVATAVVRCCCSAAAADHHQERPWEWYDRAIQSYAGSDLARSLGLLADMQASGARPSAGAYARLIRALSRAGRALEAEALLLEMRRLGPRPDAAHYNALLEGLLAAARLRLADCLLLQMADDGVARNRRTYTLLLGAYARAGRLEDSWWVLGEMGRRGIRLDTAGYSMLVRLYRDNGMWKKATDLVMEMQEVGVELDVKIYSGLIDTFGKYGQLADARRVFDKMRTEGVKPDISTWNALIRWHCRVGNMKRALRFFTSMQEEGMYPDPKIFVMIISRLGEQGKWDEIKKLFDGMKNRGFKESGAVYAVLVDIYGQYGHFRDARECIAALRAENTQLSPRVFCVLANAYAQQVCKHDILDTVSTTSVNN from the exons ATGGACGCCTGCTCTCTCGTCCGCCGCCATCTACCACGGCCACTACAGCTCCCGCTCCTCGCGCCTTCAATTCCCAGCCGCCGGCGCCACCGCCGCGTCGCCACCGCCGTGGTCCGCTGCTGCTGCTCCGCCGCCGCGGCAGACCACCACCAGGAGCGGCCCTGGGAGTGGTACGACCGCGCCATCCAGTCCTACGCAGGGTCCGACCTGGCGCGCTCCCTCGGCCTCCTCGCCGACATGCAGGCGTCGGGGGCGCGCCCGAGCGCCGGCGCTTACGCGCGCCTCATCCGCGCGCTGTCCCGCGCGGGGCGCGCGCTGGAGGCCGAGGCGCTCCTACTCGAGATGCGCCGCCTCGGCCCGCGCCCGGACGCCGCGCACTACAACGCGCTCCTCGAGGGCCTGCTCGCCGccgctaggctccgcctcgccgacTGCCTCCTCCTCCAGATGGCGGACGACGGCGTCGCCAGGAACCGGCGCACCTACACGCTCCTGCTGGGCGCGTACGCGCGCGCCGGCCGGCTCGAGGACTCGTGGTGGGTGCTCGGCGAGATGGGGCGCCGGGGCATCCGCCTCGACACCGCCGGGTATAGCATGCTCGTGCGGCTGTACCGGGACAATGGCATGTGGAAGAAGGCCACCGACCTCGTCATGGAGATGCAGGAGGTTGGGGTGGAGCTGGATGTTAAGATCTACAGCGGCCTGATCGATACTTTCGGCAAGTATGGACAGCTAGCGGACGCACGCAGGGTGTTTGATAAAATGCGCACCGAGGGCGTCAAACCGGATATATCGACTTGGAATGCCTTGATTCGATGGCATTGTCGGGTGGGGAACATGAAACGTGCTCTGCGGTTCTTCACCTCCATGCAGGAGGAAGGGATGTACCCGGACCCAAAGATATTTGTTATGATCATCAGCCGGTTGGGGGAGCAGGGGAAGTGGGATGAGATCAAGAAGCTGTTTGATGGCATGAAGAATCGAGGTTTCAAGGAGAGCGGTGCAGTGTATGCAGTATTGGTTGACATTTATGGGCAATATGGCCATTTTCGTGATGCACGGGAGTGTATAGCTGCTCTTAGAGCTGAGAATACGCAGCTTTCACCTCGTGTGTTTTGTGTCCTTGCCAATGCTTATGCTCAACAG GTTTGCAAACATGATATTCTGGACACTGTATCCACGACATCTGTAAATAATTAA